In Lotus japonicus ecotype B-129 chromosome 5, LjGifu_v1.2, one genomic interval encodes:
- the LOC130717617 gene encoding 22.7 kDa class IV heat shock protein: MEVELGLKITRTRDDTTSISDFQFAKDRAGPLFLSKETDAMFTLTAHLKGYKKDNIDISISEDGTEISVSGEKEVQEMQMIPFKKELKIKGFRKKFKIPDGVVLDRIKAKYDEEDAALTIVMPKMEMAKGISGDGLEEVKEEEVVNNSVIQEAEQSAPEEVPDKTEEETAPVKKRGPKPWKPCPPLYLGGSTLLVSLIFLVIHYIRVRKH, from the exons ATGGAGGTTGAGTTGGGGCTCAAGATCACAAGAACCAGAGATGATACCACTTCCATTTCTGATTTTCAGTTTGCCAAAGACAGAGCAGGACCTCTGTTCTTGTCCAAAGAAACTGATGCAATGTTCACCCTCACTGCACATCTTAAAG GATATAAGAAAGATAACATTGACATTAGTATTAGTGAAGATGGTACTGAGATTTCAGTTAGTGGGGAGAAGGAAGTGCAGGAAATGCAGATGATACCATTCAAGAAAGAGCTAAAAATCAAAGGGTTCAGAAAGAAGTTCAAAATCCCTGATGGGGTGGTTTTGGATCGGATCAAGGCTAAGTATGACGAAGAAGATGCAGCTTTGACAATTGTGATGCCAAAAATGGAAATGGCAAAAGGAATATCAGGGGATGGACTTGAGGAGGTAAAGGAAGAAGAGGTTGTTAATAACAGTGTGATACAAGAGGCAGAGCAAAGTGCACCAGAAGAGGTTCCTGATAAGACTGAAGAGGAAACAGCTCCAGTGAAGAAGAGAGGTCCCAAACCTTGGAAACCTTGTCCTCCTTTGTATCTTGGAGGATCAACTTTGcttgtttctcttatttttcttgTAATTCATTATATTAGAGTGAGAAAGCATTGA